A part of Populus alba chromosome 8, ASM523922v2, whole genome shotgun sequence genomic DNA contains:
- the LOC118062338 gene encoding protein DROOPING LEAF: MNLEERASTEVPSSEHLCYVRCNFCNTVLAVGIPCKRLLDTVTVKCGHCNNLSFLSPRPPNQGQCLDHHRLSLQGVSSNEKFLFKEKQGFCTDIRKGESSSSSTSGEQPVPTAPFVVKPPEKKHRLPSAYNRFMKEEIKRIKAADPEMPHREAFSTAAKNWARARYLPKSGAGSGSPNN; encoded by the exons ATGAACCTAGAAGAGAGAGCAAGCACAGAGGTTCCATCATCTGAGCATCTCTGCTATGTCCGTTGCAACTTCTGCAACACTGTTCTTGCG GTCGGGATTCCATGCAAGAGGCTGCTGGACACTGTGACTGTCAAATGTGGTCATTGCAATAATCTCTCCTTTCTCAGCCCCAGACCTCCCAACCAAGGGCAATGTCTTGATCACCACCGACTGAGTCTACAG GGAGTTTCTAGTAATGAAAAGTTCTTATTCAAGGAGAAGCAAGGGTTTTGCACTGATATCAGAAAGGGCGAATCCTCATCCTCCTCGACCTCTGGCGAACAACCGGTGCCCACAGCACCCTTCGTAGTAAAGC CGCCTGAGAAGAAACACCGACTTCCATCTGCTTACAATAGGTTTATGAA GGAGGAGATAAAGCGCATCAAAGCAGCCGATCCTGAGATGCCACACAGAGAAGCTTTTAGCACAGCAGCTAAAAAT TGGGCTAGGGCTAGGTACCTTCCCAAGTCGGGTGCTGGTTCTGGGAGCCCTAATAATTAA
- the LOC118062386 gene encoding squamosa promoter-binding-like protein 6, with translation MDFWSYPAEGKGLLFSDEIDLSVDAFARSRKALIGWDTESVESTEYIDFGFSEIPRKPFHGSKTGVGMLGGTDVGIDSSKLVASSPNCMIASNSSMESGSNHSNSLVESNSQDSSLIDLKLGRLADFKDAQNSKFSKERLSSVSPTAQAKRARATCSRPQTTYCQVYGCNKDLSSSKDYHKRHKVCEVHSKTPQVIVDGNEQRFCQQCSRFHLLVDFDDGKRSCRKRLAGHNERRRKPQLGTLSVKPHKLLHPYQGTKFLGTSLPKKTSLLFPNMLPGSAFCPENYEEENWCRRIKLEENSIYSSPSAIPMGNGQLLPKSFLHLHGNGLQKTCGISSPAIDDRNFCNTTTFHELAGASHSSCALSLLSAESQDLSHSAGNITARPLVSQVSHACQSLGIVNKSLGVGSLEKYFPNGLYPSGMNFIEVNDMGPFVVPGSGHAADFQVETDGFLQQSDILNAKYCVSPENGSTVDLLQLSSHLQRVEQQRNSMQVKHENEDFCSFGSAYGV, from the exons ATGGACTTCTGGAGCTATCCTGCAGAAGGAAAAGGCCTTCTTTTCTCTGATGAAATAGATTTATCTGTTGATGCATTTGCAAGAAGTAGAAAAGCATTGATAGGATGGGATACAGAATCGGTTGAGAGTACTGAGTATATAGATTTTGGTTTCTCTGAAATTCCAAGAAAGCCTTTTCATGGCAGCAAAACAGGTGTGGGTATGCTTGGTGGTACTGATGTTGGTATTGATTCGAGTAAACTAGTCGCAAGTTCTCCTAATTGCATGATTGCATCCAATTCGTCAATGGAATCCGGGTCCAATCATTCGAATTCTCTCGTGGAATCTAATAGTCAGGATTCATCACTGATTGATTTGAAGCTAGGGAGATTGGCTGATTTCAAAGATGCACAGAATAGCAAGTTTTCGAAAGAGAGGTTATCTTCAGTAAGTCCAACTGCTCAGGCAAAGCGTGCTCGAGCGACATGTTCACGGCCTCAGACTACCTATTGCCAGGTCTATGGTTGTAACAAGGATCTTAGTTCTTCAAAGGATTACCACAAGAGGCATAAAGTTTGCGaggttcactcaaaaacccctCAAGTTATTGTTGATGGCAATGAACAGAGGTTTTGTCAGCAGTGTAGCAG GTTTCACTTGCtggttgattttgatgatggTAAGCGAAGTTGCCGTAAACGCTTGGCAGGCCACAATGAGCGTAGAAGGAAGCCTCAATTGGGTACCCTCTCTGTCAAACCACATAAGTTACTGCATCCATATCAAG GCACCAAATTTCTGGGGACTTCCTTGCCAAAGAAAACATCTCTTCTTTTCCCAAACATGCTTCCAGGGAGTGCTTTTTGTCCAGAgaattatgaagaagaaaattggTGCAGGCGCATTAAATTGGAAGAGAATTCAATTTACAGCTCTCCATCTGCAATACCCATGGGAAATGGGCAGTTGCTGCCGAAGTCATTCCTCCATTTGCACGGCAATGGGTTGCAAAAGACTTGTGGAATTTCTTCACCGGCAATTGATGACCGCAATTTTTGTAACACGACAACTTTTCATGAGTTAGCTGGGGCGTCGCACTCTAGCTGTGCTCTCTCTCTTCTGTCAGCTGAATCACAGGACTTGAGCCATTCTGCAGGAAATATAACGGCTAGGCCCTTGGTCAGTCAAGTGAGTCATGCTTGTCAGAGCTTGGGTATTGTTAACAAATCTTTAGGGGTAGGCTCCTTGGAAAAGTACTTCCCAAATGGACTCTATCCGTCTGGAATGAATTTCATTGAAGTTAACGATATGGGGCCATTTGTGGTTCCTGGTTCCGGTCACGCAGCGGACTTCCAAGTTGAAACAGATGGATTTCTACAACAGTCAGATATTTTGAATGCCAAGTATTGCGTTTCTCCTGAAAATGGATCAACTGTGGATTTGCTTCAACTCTCATCACATCTTCAGAGGGTGGAGCAACAGAGGAACTCCATGCAAGTGAAGCATGAAAATGAGGATTTCTGCAGTTTCGGCTCTGCTTATGGGGTGTGA